The following are encoded together in the Fusarium keratoplasticum isolate Fu6.1 chromosome 1, whole genome shotgun sequence genome:
- a CDS encoding Vezatin domain-containing protein — translation MEPVVYEETPFADYLRDGGDEPQSDWAPGATTPEPESSAGRSSPSPPSSPSPFAPTGRPLVKPRFRNKVPNPLQLDVPKPSVLRSMRRNYSAAVAASIDRADNAKFLEQFRYTIIASQLLSGHSGLGQHQLTANGPNGPPHDEAKSLLSTEGILASILAALAIAVILSWVVESGVTRKRLIFLLILCAAAMLLGQVYMRRQWLRYRRSQSLSEITAFIEHSHAFDTASGAALSLIQEVELVSRGYRLSAPLPPISRIEDRAQTRKCVRLRKAAKESLAEVLDAYNQVCTVVNGFAEQTDLEKYYDIYDITDFDMSDARRGFNEEEFDDPESLRTLKILSARFFIVRKLFLCALLALDASGDANDLLRWTTAVESLLNLNASTSSASARLQTLLGEEQTFTSPPTPKHALTPGRERWRAQLRKLNSLSSGIRGLQAKLQLLREESDRTLNDSNDISELGPNLMAQFESIGMDLKDLMAAWEEGRAALALGIDRNEKRLSSMSTLLSPASSLSGLTTVDEGGGTAEALKALTGESPPNSDYAGSADHENLEVFEAVARPRPRSMLTREERILKVREEREQKAIARQHIDATKGMLRELETVINLRPRTRASAPAGRIVSM, via the exons ATGGAGCCCGTGGTGTATGAGGAGACCCCGTTCGCCGACTACCTCAGAG ATGGGGGAGATGAGCCTCAGTCGGACTGGGCGCCTGGCGCGACAACGCCAGAACCAGAATCCTCCGCCGGTCGATCCAGCCCTTCACCACCCTCCAGTCCATCTCCCTTCGCTCCCACTGGTCGACCCTTGGTGAAGCCAAGATTCCGTAATAAAGTGCCCAACCCTCTCCAACTAGATGTTCCCAAGCCTTCAGTGTTGCGCTCCATGCGGAGAAACTACTCG GCGGCCGTAGCAGCGAGTATCGATCGAGCGGATAACGCCAAATTTCTCGAGCAATTTCGATATACCATTATTGCCTCTCAGTTGTTAAGCGGCCACTCGGGATTGGGACAACACCAGCTCACCGCCAATGGCCCCAACGGACCACCACACGACGAAGCCAAGTCTCTGTTATCGACCGAAGGCATCCTGGCATCGATTCTAGCGGCTCTTGCTATTGCAGTTATACTGAGCTGGGTGGTGGAAAGTGGCGTTACGAGAAAGAGGCTCATTTTCTTGCTCATCCTATGCGCAGCTGCGATGTTGCTGGGCCAAGTTTATATGAGGAGACAATGGTTGCGTTATCGACGGTCACAATCACTTTCGGAGATCACGGCGTTCATTGAGCACTCGCACGCTTTCGATACCGCATCCGGAGCTGCGCTTTCTCTTATACaggaggttgagctggtcTCCAGAGGATACCGACT AAGCGCGCCCTTGCCTCCCATTAGCCGCATCGAGGATCGCGCGCAGACACGCAAATGTGTTCGGTTGCGCAAGGCGGCTAAGGAATCGTTGGCCGAGGTTCTTGATGCATATAACCAAGTCTGCACTGTAGTCAACGGCTTCGCGGAACAGACAGACTTGGAGAAGTACTACGACATATACGACATAACCGATTTCGACATGTCAGATGCACGCCGTGGATTCAACGAAGAAGAGTTTGACGACCCCGAGTCTTTGAGAACGCTCAAGATCCTGTCTGCCCGTTTCTTCATCGTCCGCAAGCTATTTCTCTGCGCTTTGTTGGCCCTTGATGCCAGCGGCGATGCCAATGACTTGCTTCGTTGGACGACTGCTGTTGAATCCCTTCTGAACCTCAATGCCTCGACCAGTTCTGCATCTGCTAGGCTGCAGACTCTCTTGGGCGAAGAACAAA CTTTCACTTCGCCACCAACGCCGAAGCATGCTCTGACACCTGGACGAGAACGTTGGCGAGCTCAACTACGAAAACTCAACTCGCTCTCGAGTGGAATCAGGGGCTTACAAGCGAAGCTTCAACTACTCCGAGAAGAGTCAGATCGCACACTCAACGATTCTAACGACATTTCGGAGCTCGGACCGAATCTCATGGCGCAATTTGAGTCAATTGGCATGGACCTAAAAGACTTGATGGCGGCATGGGAGGAAGGTAGAGCAGCTCTAGCACTCGGTATCGATAGGAACGAAAAGAGGCTCTCATCCATGAGCACCCTGCTGTCGCCTGCAAGCTCCCTGAGCGGACTGACGACTGTGGATGAAGGCGGCGGAACAGCCGAAGCGCTCAAGGCCCTTACAGGCGAATCTCCTCCAAATTCAGATTATGCCGGGTCTGCAGATCACGAGAACCTCGAAGTATTTGAGGCAGTCGCCCGGCCACGACCGCGAAGCATGCTCacgagagaggagagaatcCTTAAGGTtcgagaggagagggaacAGAAGGCCATCGCACGACAGCACATCGACGCAACCAAAGGAATGCTCCGCGAGCTGGAGACAGTCATTAATCTACGACCACGAACGCGTGCCAGCGCACCAGCAGGAAGGATTGTGTCGATGTAG
- a CDS encoding Proliferating cell nuclear antigen has translation MLEARLDQAQILKKVVDSIKDLVQDCNFDCNDTGIALQAMDNSHVALVSMMLKAEAFSPYRCDRNISLGVNLTSLTKVLRAAQNEDQLTLKAEDGPDVLNLAFENAENDRISEYDLKLMDIDQEHLGIPDTEYAATIAMPSGEFRRICTDLMAMSESVVIEASKDGVKFACSGDIGNGSVMLRTHTDLDKPDNNVAIELTEPVSLTFSLKYLVNFCKAVGLSNQVKICLSNEVPLLVEYQIAGSSHLRFYLAPKASHPILSTIVLRLLTWVRKTDW, from the exons ATGTTGGAAGCACGACTCGACCAGGCCCAGATCCTGAAAAAGGTGGTGGACTCGATCAAGGACCTGGTCCAGGACTGCAACTTCGACTGCAATGACACTGGCATCGCCCTCCAGGCCATGGACAACTCGCACGTTGCCCTCGTCTCCAtgatgctcaaggccgaggcctTCTCTCCCTACCGCTGCGATCGCAACATCTCGCTGGGTGTCAACCTCACCTCGCTGACCAAGGTGCTGCGCGCTGCCCAGAACGAGGACCAGTTGAccctcaaggctgaggatggGCCCGACGTGCTCAACCTGGCCTTTGAGAACGCAGAGAACGACCGCATCAGCGAGTACGATCTCAAGCTCATGGACATTGACCAGGAGCACCTGGGTATCCCCGACACCGAGTATGCCGCTACTATCGCGATGCCCTCGGGCGAGTTTCGACGCATCTGCACGGATCTGATGGCCATGTCAGAATCAG TCGTCATCGAGGCTTCCAAGGACGGTGTCAAGTTTGCATGCAGTGGTGACATTGGTAACGGCTCTGTCATGTTGCGCACCCACAccgacctcgacaagccTGATAACAACGTCGCCATTGAGCTGACGGAGCCCGTCTCTCTCACTTTCTCCCTCAAGTACCTTGTCAACTTCTGCAAAGCAGTCGGTCTTTCGAACCAGGTCAAGATCTGCCTCTCCAACGAAGTGCCACTCTTGGTTGAGTATCAGATTGCAGGCAGCAGCCACCTGCGCTTCTACCTCGCCCCCAAGGCAAGTCATCCCATACTCAGCACTATTGTTCTTCGCTTACTAACATGGGTCCGTAAAACAGATTGGTGA
- a CDS encoding Pyridoxal kinase, which yields MSDALPVPDTRVLAVASHVRPLFLVSHSPVPWLTNVRPVSGCLGVSSYVGNKIAVFVLQSLGCDVAALNTVQFSNHTGYKQWKGTRVSAQEIMELYEGLKQSYLDDFDMMLSGYIPGAEAVNTVGQIGRELKQKAAETPGKFFWVLDPVMGDNGRLYVSEEVVPAYKKLLHDADLILPNQFEAELLSECKIHDMDSLHKAIQAMHDKYQVPHIVITSVNLEAPDHPPSHLSVVGSSMTSTGQARFFKIVFPSIDCYFSGTGDMFGALMVIRMREAVYNANGSLRHTASWLSDDSVSAVELPLARAAEKVLASMHEVLSKTCEGMRGVVDRTLTEMRPQDRANDTKVHLAKSKAAELQLVRNLDCLRSPSTEYRAKAI from the exons ATGTCTGATGCTCTTCCGGTGCCCGACACGCGGGTTCTCGCTGTCGCCAGCCATGTACGACCTCTTTTTCTCGTCTCTCATTCTCCAGTTCCTTGGCTGACAAATGTCCGACCCGTCTCAGGTTGTCTCGGG GTTTCCAGTTACGTAGGGAACAAGATCGCCGTCTTTGTGCTGCAGTCTCTAGGATGCGACGTCGCAGCCCTCAACACCGTCCAGTTTA GCAACCATACCGGTTACAAGCAATGGAAGGGTACCAGAGTCTCGGCGCAGGAGATCATGGAGCTGTACGAGGGGCTGAAGCAGTCGTACCtggacgactttgacatgATGCTCTCGGGATACATCCCCGGCGCCGAGGCCGTCAACACGGTGGGGCAGATCGGCCGGGAGCTCAAGCAAAAGGCGGCCGAGACCCCGGGCAAGTTCTTCTGGGTGCTCGACCCCGTCATGGGCGACAACGGTAGGCTCTACGTCTCGGAGGAGGTCGTCCCTGCTtacaagaagctcctccatgACGCCGATCTCATCCTACCGAATCAGTTCGAGGCAGA GCTCCTCTCAGAGTGCAAGATCCACGACATGGATAGCCTGCACAAGGCCATCCAGGCCATGCATGACAAGTACCAGGTCCCCCACATCGTCATCACCTCAGTCAACCTTGAAGCCCCCGACCACCCGCCGTCACACCTGTCGGTGGTGGGCTCAAGCATGACGTCGACCGGACAGGCTCGGTTTTTCAAGATTGTCTTTCCATCCATTGACTGCTACTTTAGCGGTACCGGTGACATGTTTGGCGCCCTCATGGTGATCCGCATGCGTGAGGCCGTCTACAACGCCAACGGCAGCCTCCGTCACACAGCCAGCTGGCTCAGCGACGACTCGGTCTCAGCTGTCGAGCTACCCCTCGCCCGcgccgccgagaaggtccTGGCTAGCATGCACGAAGTGCTATCCAAGACGTGCGAGGGCATGCGCGGCGTCGTCGATCGCACCCTTACCGAGATGAGGCCTCAGGACCGCGCCAACGACACAAAGGTCCATCTGGCTAAGAGCAAGGCAGCCGAGCTACAGCTTGTAAGGAATCTAGACTGCTTACGCTCGCCGTCGACAGAATACCGTGCCAAGGCGATATAG
- a CDS encoding ABM domain-containing protein encodes MAAIFESFLIKFKPIFVTSPDSPPAALSSVTDQLKAIPGVESLHLGHPLEKPDHWVLGVRWASRAAHDAFISSSAATEWKASLRALLAEHPIVSPAAEYTGDVGAALAAPITEFCTCWGADESFTENNMKPFAEACDAGGLAGFHGLAYGQFVQAEHENPSVIPGLASRLLLGWDSKEAHLQHKNVGSVIDDNVYYLLARNKSLEMYHVPLHVI; translated from the exons ATGGCCGCCATCTTCGAGTCGTTCCTAATCAAGTTCAAGCCTATCTTCGTAACTTCCCCTGACTCACCTCCCGCCGCCTTATCCTCCGTCACCGACCAGCTCAAGGCGATCCCAGGCGTCGAGTCCCTCCATCTAGGCCACCCGCTCGAGAAGCCCGACCACTGGGTCCTCGGCGTGCGCTGGGCCTCACGCGCCGCCCACGACGCCTTCATTTCGAGCTCCGCCGCAACGGAGTGGAAAGCCTCGCTGCGCGCCCTGCTGGCAGAGCATCCCATCGTCAGCCCTGCCGCCGAGTACACAGGCGATGTCGGGGCTGCACTTGCTGCTCCCATCACTGAGTTCTGCACGTGCTGGGGCGCAGACGAGAGCTTCACCGAGAACAATATGAAGCCCTTCGCTGAGGCTTGCGACGCCGGGGGCCTAGCGGGTTTCCATGGTCTGGCTTATGGCCAGTTTGTCCAGGCCGAGCATGAGAACCCGTCTGTGATTCCTGGACTTGCTTCAAGATTGCTCCTAGGTTGGGATAGCAAGGAGGCCCATCTGCAACACAAGAATGTTGGAAGTG TCATTGACGACAATGTATACTACCTCCTTGCTCGGAACAAGAGTCTGGAGATG TACCATGTTCCCCTTCATGTAATCTAG